The Deltaproteobacteria bacterium genome contains the following window.
TGGGAACCATTAAACCATTTCAGGAAAGCGCGCATTTCCCTGGGAACACGATTAGCCTCAGGGGCTTGATAATGCACCTTCTCCCGGCCGATTGGGCCGGAAACCACCTGCATGGGGTCGGATTTATTGTCACGCCAGCCGCCGACCACGATTTTCGTCATACCACTGCGCCCGGTTGGGAACAGAGCGGAGTGCCAGGCAAATAGACGTTCTTCAGTCAACGGATTGGCGTAATGCCCGGTGGCATCGAGCATTATTTCAACAACGCCCTCGACGTGCCGGTCAACTGGTAAAAGTCCGCCGATATCGAGTCCCAGTCTACGTGCGATAGAAGAGCGCACCTGGTCCCTGTCCAACATTTCACCTTCGATTTCGCTGGATTTGAGAACATCCTCAGTCAAGGTTTGTAGAACGGCTTCGTTGCG
Protein-coding sequences here:
- a CDS encoding Fic family protein, producing MMDYIHDRKNWPKLTWSPERIAGQLAGVRHRQGRLIGRMEGLGFSFRNEAVLQTLTEDVLKSSEIEGEMLDRDQVRSSIARRLGLDIGGLLPVDRHVEGVVEIMLDATGHYANPLTEERLFAWHSALFPTGRSGMTKIVVGGWRDNKSDPMQVVSGPIGREKVHYQAPEANRVPREMRAFLKWFNGSQSIDPVLTAGLAHLWFVTIHPFEDGNGRIARAIADMALARSENSRQRFYSLSAQVRLERNAYYDLLEKTQKGGLDVTPWLEWLPVLL